The Immundisolibacter cernigliae genome has a window encoding:
- the atpD gene encoding F0F1 ATP synthase subunit beta produces the protein MTQGNIVQCIGAVVDVEFPRGQMPKVYDALVMEGSELTLEVQQQLGDGIVRTIALGSSDGLRRGMTVTDTGKPITVPVGAATLGRIMDVLGRPIDERGPVDQAQTAPIHRKAPSYDELSPSQELLETGIKVIDLICPFAKGGKVGLFGGAGVGKTVNMMELINNIAKAHSGLSVFAGVGERTREGNDFYHEMAESGVVNLEHLGESKVSMVYGQMNEPPGNRLRVALTGLTIAESFRDEGKDVLFFVDNIYRYTLAGTEVSALLGRMPSAVGYQPTLAEEMGRLQERITSTKVGSITSIQAVYVPADDLTDPSPATTFAHLDATVVLSRDIASLGIYPAVDPLDSTSRQVDPNVVGEEHYNTTRAVQQTLQRYKELRDIIAILGMDELSPEDKLAVSRARKIQRFLSQPFHVAEVFTGSPGKYVPLSETIRGFKMIVAGECDHLPEQAFYMVGTIDEAFEKAKKIQ, from the coding sequence ATGACGCAAGGCAACATCGTTCAGTGCATCGGCGCCGTGGTGGACGTCGAGTTCCCGCGCGGGCAGATGCCCAAGGTCTATGACGCGCTGGTCATGGAAGGCTCGGAACTGACCCTCGAAGTCCAGCAGCAGCTGGGCGATGGCATCGTGCGCACCATCGCGCTGGGCTCGTCCGACGGCCTGCGGCGCGGCATGACCGTGACCGACACCGGCAAGCCGATCACCGTGCCGGTGGGCGCGGCCACCCTGGGCCGCATCATGGACGTGCTCGGGCGACCGATCGACGAGCGCGGCCCGGTGGACCAGGCCCAGACGGCGCCGATTCACCGCAAGGCGCCGTCCTACGACGAGCTGTCGCCGTCGCAGGAGCTGCTGGAAACCGGCATCAAGGTCATCGACCTGATCTGCCCGTTCGCCAAGGGCGGCAAGGTCGGCCTGTTCGGCGGCGCCGGCGTGGGCAAGACCGTCAACATGATGGAGCTGATCAACAACATCGCCAAGGCGCACTCGGGCCTGTCGGTGTTTGCCGGCGTGGGCGAGCGCACCCGCGAGGGCAACGACTTCTACCACGAGATGGCCGAATCGGGCGTCGTGAATCTGGAGCACTTGGGCGAGTCCAAGGTGTCGATGGTGTACGGCCAGATGAACGAGCCGCCGGGCAACCGCCTGCGCGTGGCGCTGACCGGCCTTACCATCGCCGAATCGTTCCGCGACGAAGGCAAGGACGTGTTGTTCTTCGTCGACAACATCTACCGCTATACCCTGGCCGGCACCGAAGTGTCGGCGCTGCTGGGCCGCATGCCGTCGGCCGTGGGCTACCAGCCGACGCTGGCCGAGGAAATGGGCCGCCTGCAGGAGCGCATCACCTCCACCAAGGTCGGCTCCATCACCTCGATCCAGGCCGTGTACGTGCCGGCGGATGACCTGACCGATCCGTCGCCGGCCACGACCTTCGCGCATTTGGACGCCACCGTGGTGCTGTCGCGTGACATCGCGTCGCTGGGTATCTATCCCGCCGTGGATCCGCTGGACTCGACCTCGCGCCAGGTCGACCCCAACGTGGTCGGCGAGGAACACTACAACACCACCCGCGCCGTGCAGCAAACGCTGCAGCGCTACAAGGAGCTGCGCGACATCATCGCCATCTTAGGGATGGACGAGCTGTCGCCGGAGGACAAGCTGGCCGTGTCCCGGGCGCGCAAGATCCAGCGCTTCCTGAGCCAGCCGTTCCACGTGGCCGAGGTGTTCACCGGCTCGCCGGGCAAGTACGTGCCGCTGTCGGAGACCATCCGTGGCTTCAAGATGATCGTCGCCGGCGAGTGCGATCACCTGCCCGAGCAGGCCTTCTACATGGTCGGCACCATCGACGAGGCCTTCGAGAAGGCCAAGAAGATTCAGTAA
- a CDS encoding F0F1 ATP synthase subunit epsilon, translating to MAITAATIQVDVVSAEASIYSGEAKFVALPGEAGELGILPRHTPLITRIRPGAVRIELPDGSEELVFVAGGILEVQPGAVTVLADTAVRAHDLDEAAAQEAKQRAEALMENRQGDFEYATASAELAEAMAQLQTIQRLRRRAGG from the coding sequence ATGGCAATCACTGCCGCCACAATCCAGGTCGACGTCGTGTCGGCCGAGGCCTCGATCTACTCCGGCGAGGCGAAGTTCGTCGCCCTGCCTGGCGAGGCGGGCGAGCTCGGCATCCTGCCGCGCCACACGCCGCTGATCACTCGCATCCGGCCGGGCGCGGTGCGCATCGAGCTGCCTGACGGCAGCGAGGAGCTGGTGTTCGTGGCCGGCGGCATCCTGGAGGTGCAACCCGGCGCGGTCACCGTGCTGGCCGACACCGCCGTGCGCGCACACGATCTGGACGAGGCCGCCGCGCAGGAGGCCAAGCAGCGCGCCGAGGCACTGATGGAGAACCGTCAGGGCGATTTCGAGTACGCCACCGCCAGCGCCGAACTGGCCGAAGCGATGGCACAGCTGCAGACCATCCAGCGCCTGCGCCGCCGCGCCGGCGGCTGA